The following nucleotide sequence is from uncultured Roseateles sp..
GGGCAGCAACTCCAAGAGTCCGATCTGTCTATTTGGTTCTGCTTAAGAGTTCATCTCTGTGTCACGTTCGACTGCTTCACTTGATTCACTACAAAAATCGGTTAGCCGATTCTGAGGGAATCATGAAGAAGACTCTGTTTGCGGTGTTTGTGTATGCCTCTGCAGTTCCGATGCTGGCGCAGGCTGCCACATATGACATTGATCCGCAGGCGAGCTTCGTGGAGGTGGAGACGATCTCCGATCTGCGTTGGACTGTTACCGAAGCACCAGAATGGGTTGACATGGGATGGACATACTCGACAACCTCGAGCCGCTACGCCTTGTCAGGCTCATTGAATCTCGAGTATCTTGGACTGAACAATTCAGCCGGGCATCCTGAGGTTCGCTTCGGGGATGCCGCGATGTTTCATCAAGCACCGTTGAATTTTGACTTCGCTGTCAATGTTCGACGAGAGTTTGATGCGTCCACCGGCGTGTTTGGACGAGCTATTGATGACCCAAGGCCGCCATTCGAGGCCGGATGTCCACCTCTGTGGGCCGGGGGAATCTACGCCTGCTTTGTTACCGGTCCTGCCATGCCGTTGTGGACGCCCGAGCGTCTTTCCGGGCGGTTAGAAACAACGGAAGTGGCATTGACGCTTGAACCGAATTACCACGCGCTCTACAACACCACTCCGATCATTACGTACCGCGTGTTCAGACCGATAGTGAGCGAAGTAGGTCAGGAGCCTGGGGCTCCTCCGGTGTATGGTCCGGTGATCCTTCCGGACCCTGGTCCTGTGCCCATCCTGCGAGAGTGGCCGACGGGTAGTCGCATCAGTCAAGTGTCTATCGTCGGTACGGTAAGTTCCGTGCCAGAGCCCTCGGAGGCGATTCTGTTGTTGGTCGGGCTTGGGGCGGGACTAGCGCAAGTCGGGCGTCGACGCAGTAATTTTTGAAGTCTTGCGCCCGGTGCGGGACTCGCGCGAGGTTGTCGGGGTGGGCCCTGATGTCGAGGCCATCGCCAAGATCCAGCTGAAGGTGCTGGAAGCCAGGCTGGAGAAGATGGACATGAAGCTGGAGGTCAGCGCCGCGGCGGTGGCCGAGCTGGCCAAGGTGGGCTTCGATCCGCAGTTCGGCGTACGGCCGCTGAAGCGGGCGATCCAGCAGCGTATCGAGAACCCGGTGTCCAAGCTGATCCTTCAGGGCAAGTTCGGCCCCAAGGACGTGATTCCGGTCGACCTGGCGGACGGGGAGTTCGCGTTCAGCCGTGTGGTGCATTGAGTTGGCGAGGAGAGGTCGGACTGCGACCCTTTCGCATGACCCGACTTCTCGCATTGAACTGAGTCGGGCCTTGATGCTGAACTCTCTGGTTAACCCGCCCCCTGTTCAAGGGGGTGATTTGCCGAGGCCTGATCTGTTGACCCGTTAGCATCCCTCCGAGAAAAACAGAAGATTCGCTAACCCAGATCGCAGCCAGCCCCATGGAGCCAGAAGCTGCACAAGTTCGCTAGAGGGAGAACCAATGCGTACCACCTATTTCGTGGCAGCTATGCTGTCCTCGTTGACCATTCCTGCCTTCGGCTCAGCCGGGGCGAGCGTTGATGTCAGCAACTTCGCTTACACATTGAAGGCCATCGACAGTGCCTCAGGCACCCTGCCTTCTCTGGCATGGCAGCCCGATTGGTCCATGCACGCGAGTGCGTCCATTGCGACACCTGAGTGGTCGACCAGAAACTATGGGGTGGGGGAGTTTAAGTGGGGGTCGGGTGACAAGGCCTGGGTTCAGAGTTGGAACTATGCCGACTGGCAGTCCGGATCCAGCACTGCCCCCCAGACTTCGCTGCAAATGGCGTTTACGTACGGCGCTTCGCAGCTCTACACGACAGGCACAGGCACTCAACTGCTATCTGCGAATCAGGAGGTGGAGACCGGGCACCTCGGTCACGGCTCGGGTAGCACCCGTCAACACTTCAGTTTGGGGGCCGGCAGCGAGGTGACGTTTTCCATCAGGGTCAGCGGTTTTGCTTACGGGACGGCCTACGCGGGGGACTGGGTAACTCCACGCGATACCGACCTCCATCCGCTGACCCCTCATTCGAGGGCAAGTTTTTCGGCTGGGATAAGTATCCAAGATGGCGACGATTGGGTCATCGAACGGTATGGCAATTTTGGCGATAACTACTGGTCTAAGCACGATCTGGCCTATACCAAGCGCGCCGATTCTGAGTTGGTGCAAGTCACGGTGACGAACTCAAGTGCCGAACAAAAGACCTATGTACTTTCGTTGTTTGCGGAAGTGGATGCGCGGGAAGCCACGGCACCGGTGCCCGAGCCCAGCACCTATGGTTTGATGGCCATAGGCTTGCTCGCCTTGGGTGTCGTGAGACGGCGGCGCCAGGCGCACTGAGATCCTAGGCAATCGGCTGACTGGTTCACGACTGCTCGCGGGATTTGCGCTACGCTAGGCCCGTAAGGAGGGCCAGCCATGCTGAAGCGCCGCGACGGTTTCGCCGCCATGCTCGCCATGCTGAACCTGCCAGCCTGGCCGCAGGCGGTGGTCATGCGCGCCTCGACCCTGCTGGAAGTCGATCCGGCCACCACGGTGGCGGCGCGGGTGATGCGCGAGGCCTACAAGCGCCTGGGCCTGGGCCTGGAGGTGCTGGGCATGCCCGGCGAGCGCTCCCTGCTCAGCGCCAATGCCGGAGACACGGATGCCGAGCTCTACCGCAAGGCCGGCATCGAGCGGGGCTATCCGAATCTGCTGATGGTGCCGGTGCCGCTGCAGACCTATGAAATCGTCGCCTTCACCAAGACGCTGACCCAATTGCAGCCCGGCAGCTGGGAGGCCCTGCGTCCCTACAAGCTGGGCTTCGTCAAGGGTATCAAGATTGTCGAGGAAAACACCGGAGGCATGCGCATCGACGTGGTGGCCACCATGTTGCAGGCCTTCACGATGCTGGAGCTGGGCCGCACCGAGATCGTGCTGGCCAATCGCACCTCCGGCCTGGCCACCGTCAATGCGCAGCGCTTCGGTGGCGTGACCGTGCTGACGCCGCCGCTGGCCAGCTTCCCGGTCTATCACTACCTGCACCGCAAACATGAGGCCCTGCTGCCGCGGCTGACGGCGGTGCTGCGCGACCTGGAGCGCGAGCGCTTCATCAGCCGGGTTCAGGATGAAGTGCAGGGGGCTTACTGAGCGAGCGCCGGCCAGAGGCGCATGCCTCCTAGAATCGAGACCCCTGATCACCCTGCCGCCGGGCCTGCCCGGCGACCAAGCGCTCCATGACTGCTGCCGTGAATGCCTCCCCCGTCGTGATCGTTGGTGCCGGACTGGCCGGTCTGACCGCGGCCCTTCACCTGGCCGACACCGTGCCCGTGGTGGTGCTGGCCAAGCGCGAGCTCAACGTCGGGGCCACCGCCTGGGCGCAGGGCGGCATCGTCGGCGTGCTGGGCAGCGATGACAGCATAGACAGCCATGTGCGCGATACCCAGGAGGCCGGTGCCGGCCTGGTCGACGAGGTCACGGCGCGCTTCATTGCCGAGCGCAGTGCGCAGGCGGTGGCCTGGCTGGTGGAGCAGGGCGTACCGTTCACCCCGGACGACAGCGGGCCCTTGGGCCTGCACCTGACGCGTGAGGGCGGCCATGCGGTGCGCCGTATCGCCCATGCGGCCGATGCCACCGGCAAGGCCATCCACGACCAGTTGCTGGCTGCCGCCGCGGCCCATCCGAACATCACGCTGCGCGAGCGCTGGATGGCGCTGGACCTGATCACCTCGCGCCATCTGAAGCGCGACGAGCAGCCGCGCTGCTACGGCATCTACGCGCTGGACATCGATCGCCAAAGCGTCGAGGCGCTCGATGCCCGTGCGGTGATCCTGGCCACCGGCGGAGCCGGCAAGGTCTATCGCTACACCACCAACCCCGACACCTCCACCGGCGACGGCATTGCCATGGCCTGGCGGGCCGGCTGCCGGGTGGCGAATATGGAATTCATCCAGTTCCACCCGACCTGCCTGTACCACCCGCAGGAGCGCAGCTTCCTGATCACCGAGGCGATGAGAGGCGAGGGTGGCCACCTCAAGTTGCCTGATGGCACCCGCTTCATGGCCGCCCACGACGAGCGCCTGGAACTGGCGCCGCGCGACATCGTTGCCCGCGCCATCGACTTCGAGATGAAGAAGCATGGCCTGGACTATGTGCTGCTGGATGCCACCCATCTGGGCGAGGCCTTCCTGAAGGAGCACTTCCCGACCATCCATGCCCGCTGCCTGGCCCTGGGCATAGACATCGCCCGCCAGCCGATTCCGGTGGTGCCGGCCGTGCACTTCACCTGCGGCGGCGTGGTCACCGATCTGCAGGGCCGCAGCGACATGCCGGGCCTCTACGCGGTGGGCGAGACCACCTACACCGGCCTGCATGGCGCCAACCGCCTGGCCAGCAATTCGCTGCTGGAGTGCGTGGTGGTCGGCCAGACCTGTGCCGACGACATCCTGACCCGCTCAAGCCCTGACCCCGTGGCCCTGCCGGCCTGGGACGAGAGCCAGGTCGAGGATGCCGACGAGCAGGTCGTCATCGCCCACAACTGGGACGAGTTGCGCCTGGTGATGTGGAACTATGTCGGCATCGTGCGCACCACCAAGCGGCTTGAGCGGGCGCTGCATCGCATTGCCCTGCTGCGCAACGAGATCGACGACTACTACGCCAATTTCCGCGTCACCCGCGACCTGCTG
It contains:
- a CDS encoding ABC transporter substrate-binding protein; translated protein: MLKRRDGFAAMLAMLNLPAWPQAVVMRASTLLEVDPATTVAARVMREAYKRLGLGLEVLGMPGERSLLSANAGDTDAELYRKAGIERGYPNLLMVPVPLQTYEIVAFTKTLTQLQPGSWEALRPYKLGFVKGIKIVEENTGGMRIDVVATMLQAFTMLELGRTEIVLANRTSGLATVNAQRFGGVTVLTPPLASFPVYHYLHRKHEALLPRLTAVLRDLERERFISRVQDEVQGAY
- the nadB gene encoding L-aspartate oxidase; amino-acid sequence: MTAAVNASPVVIVGAGLAGLTAALHLADTVPVVVLAKRELNVGATAWAQGGIVGVLGSDDSIDSHVRDTQEAGAGLVDEVTARFIAERSAQAVAWLVEQGVPFTPDDSGPLGLHLTREGGHAVRRIAHAADATGKAIHDQLLAAAAAHPNITLRERWMALDLITSRHLKRDEQPRCYGIYALDIDRQSVEALDARAVILATGGAGKVYRYTTNPDTSTGDGIAMAWRAGCRVANMEFIQFHPTCLYHPQERSFLITEAMRGEGGHLKLPDGTRFMAAHDERLELAPRDIVARAIDFEMKKHGLDYVLLDATHLGEAFLKEHFPTIHARCLALGIDIARQPIPVVPAVHFTCGGVVTDLQGRSDMPGLYAVGETTYTGLHGANRLASNSLLECVVVGQTCADDILTRSSPDPVALPAWDESQVEDADEQVVIAHNWDELRLVMWNYVGIVRTTKRLERALHRIALLRNEIDDYYANFRVTRDLLELRNLVDCAELIVRSALARHESRGLHFSRDYPATLPVSFPTVLVRPARRRPSEVAPSAAWLDSLKQGH
- a CDS encoding PEP-CTERM sorting domain-containing protein (PEP-CTERM proteins occur, often in large numbers, in the proteomes of bacteria that also encode an exosortase, a predicted intramembrane cysteine proteinase. The presence of a PEP-CTERM domain at a protein's C-terminus predicts cleavage within the sorting domain, followed by covalent anchoring to some some component of the (usually Gram-negative) cell surface. Many PEP-CTERM proteins exhibit an unusual sequence composition that includes large numbers of potential glycosylation sites. Expression of one such protein has been shown restore the ability of a bacterium to form floc, a type of biofilm.), whose product is MKKTLFAVFVYASAVPMLAQAATYDIDPQASFVEVETISDLRWTVTEAPEWVDMGWTYSTTSSRYALSGSLNLEYLGLNNSAGHPEVRFGDAAMFHQAPLNFDFAVNVRREFDASTGVFGRAIDDPRPPFEAGCPPLWAGGIYACFVTGPAMPLWTPERLSGRLETTEVALTLEPNYHALYNTTPIITYRVFRPIVSEVGQEPGAPPVYGPVILPDPGPVPILREWPTGSRISQVSIVGTVSSVPEPSEAILLLVGLGAGLAQVGRRRSNF
- a CDS encoding PEP-CTERM sorting domain-containing protein yields the protein MRTTYFVAAMLSSLTIPAFGSAGASVDVSNFAYTLKAIDSASGTLPSLAWQPDWSMHASASIATPEWSTRNYGVGEFKWGSGDKAWVQSWNYADWQSGSSTAPQTSLQMAFTYGASQLYTTGTGTQLLSANQEVETGHLGHGSGSTRQHFSLGAGSEVTFSIRVSGFAYGTAYAGDWVTPRDTDLHPLTPHSRASFSAGISIQDGDDWVIERYGNFGDNYWSKHDLAYTKRADSELVQVTVTNSSAEQKTYVLSLFAEVDAREATAPVPEPSTYGLMAIGLLALGVVRRRRQAH